CCGTCGACAAGCTCACCGAAGCCGTCGAACACGTCGCCCGCACCAAGGACTTGGGCATCCGTATCCCGGTCGGCGACGACAGCGAGGACGAGGTCGCCCGCCTCTCCCGCTCCTTCAACTCGATGACATCGGCTCTGGCCAGCTCCCGCGACCTCCAACAGCAACTCATCGCCGACGCCGGTCACGAGCTCCGTACGCCCCTGACCTCCCTCCGCACCAACATCGAACTCCTCACCCGCAGCGAGGAGACGGGCCGCCCGATCCCGCCTGAGGACCGCAAAGCCCTGATGGCGTCCGTGAAGGCACAGATGACGGAACTGGCGTCCCTCATAGGCGACTTGCAGGAGCTGTCCCGCTCGGAGGGGCAGCGGGGCGAGCGGGTCCAGGTGGTCTCCTTCCAGGACGCGGTGGAATCGGCCCTGCGCCGCGCCCGCCTGCGCGGGCCCGAGCTGACGATCATGGCCGACCTAGAGCCCTGGTACGTCCGCGCGGAGCCCTCAGCGCTGGAGCGGGCGATCGTCAACATCCTCGACAACGCGGTCAAGTTCAGCCCCGAGGCGGGCACGATCGAGGTTCACCTGAGCAAGGGCGTCCTGACGGTCCGCGACCACGGCCCCGGCATCCCCACCGAGGAACTCCCCTACGTCTTCGACCGCTTCTGGCGCTCCCCCAGCGCGAGGGCCCTCCCCGGCTCGGGCCTGGGTTTGTCCATCGTGGCCCGCACGATCCAACAGGCGGGCGGCGAGGTCACGTTGACGCGAGCGAAAGGTGGCGGAACCATCGCGACCCTGCGACTACCGGGCGCGCCGACTCCGCCACCGGAATCGGCGCCGTAAATCTTCCGTCGGGGAAGCACCCCTCGCCGTGTCCCGCACAGAGGAACTCGGGCATCCGAATCCCGCTGGAGTGATCCCGCTGGAGTGCTAGAGCTGCCGGGGGGGGCGCCTACTGCACCGCCGGAGACGGTGCAGGCGGGTCCGTACCCTGCCAGAAGATCTCAAACACCAGGATCTGTGGATCCTCGGAGCGCCGATCGAAGCTGTACACCAGCCAGCCGTTGCCGTTGTCGAAGTACATGATGCGCGGCCCCTTCGGATCGCTGGACCGCACTGGCTCGACGCACATGCCCGTTGGGAGATCGCCATCGGCGTCGATCCCCCGGAAATACGGGTCCTTCGCGGTGACCAGCTCGGCGCGAGCCTCGTCGACCATCTTCAGCACATGCTCGGGCAGCGCATCACGGCCCACGAGGGCATCGAGCCGCCAGTCCATCTGCCAAGGCGGCCCCATGAACTCATCGGTCACTCGCCGGGCTCCAGCTTCCGCATGCCGTAGCGAATCTTCGCCACCTCGTCGATCAGAGCTTTGGCCTCAGCGATGTCGGTTGCCTCTGCTGCACGGTGCTGGAGCTCGGTCACATGAGCATCGAGCTTCGGATCACGGGCGATCGCGTACTCGCACCACCAGCGGGCCATGAACGCAGGCACGGGGCCAAGGTCATACGCGTCAGCGATCGCCCACTTCCAGTGGGCGTCGAAATCAGGGAGAAGCAAGGGAACGTGCTCGGCGATCGCCTGACGCAAAGCCTTCGGGGTCCGCTCGGGCATGGGAGGGACGACCGCATCGGGTTCCGCAGCGTGGGCAGCCATGATCGATGTCCTCCTTCGACGCGCCGTGTCTACGACCATAGCCGCGCTCACCGTCCCCGCGCGGACTGTCCGCGCACCGGCTCCGCCGGAGACAGCAGCCCCTGGGGACGGATCTTCACGCCGGCCAGGGCGTACGGTTTGGTCAGTACGTCCGACCCTTGATCGAGTTCCTCGTCGTTCAGCGGGCACCGAGCTGCCGAGCCGCCAAGGCGGTCTGTGGTCATGATCTCTGCCATGACGCCACCGTGTCCGGACCGCGCGCCTTCTCGTCCCGGTTTCCCGCCTGATTCACCCGATGGTGTTCACACCCACCTCGCCCTTGACGTCGTCCACGAACGCCGACCAAGACAACGCCGAGAAGACCAGCGGGCGGGCCGCCGAGGTCTTGCTGTCGCGGACGGGGACCACGCCGGGGCAGCCGTCGGCGACCTCGACGCAGTTGTTGGCTCCCCCGTCGCTGTAGCTCGACTTTCGC
The nucleotide sequence above comes from Streptomyces sp. NL15-2K. Encoded proteins:
- a CDS encoding HAMP domain-containing sensor histidine kinase — encoded protein: MKKVVRRFRSLPIRSRLALLVAAAVAFAVAAVAVTCWFIVQGKLYEQLDGDLEQAVQRPQPYSDVQLALRTCPESPQDDISDWRARSSFYLQLVKSDGTACVSSNSEGKIKVTDDDKDVIKNASSRGGIFRNGTDEDGNKVRILTVPLVVSQGLGSEPALYPDTALLVAVPLKSTQSTLNDLALILLLVSGVGVLGAGAAGLAVARAGLRPVDKLTEAVEHVARTKDLGIRIPVGDDSEDEVARLSRSFNSMTSALASSRDLQQQLIADAGHELRTPLTSLRTNIELLTRSEETGRPIPPEDRKALMASVKAQMTELASLIGDLQELSRSEGQRGERVQVVSFQDAVESALRRARLRGPELTIMADLEPWYVRAEPSALERAIVNILDNAVKFSPEAGTIEVHLSKGVLTVRDHGPGIPTEELPYVFDRFWRSPSARALPGSGLGLSIVARTIQQAGGEVTLTRAKGGGTIATLRLPGAPTPPPESAP
- a CDS encoding DUF6247 family protein, with translation MAAHAAEPDAVVPPMPERTPKALRQAIAEHVPLLLPDFDAHWKWAIADAYDLGPVPAFMARWWCEYAIARDPKLDAHVTELQHRAAEATDIAEAKALIDEVAKIRYGMRKLEPGE
- a CDS encoding DUF397 domain-containing protein, with product MKHTPDLSNAIWRKSSYSDGGANNCVEVADGCPGVVPVRDSKTSAARPLVFSALSWSAFVDDVKGEVGVNTIG